The window TCAAAAGATCTCTCAAACAGGTTCAAATAGCCCCTACTCCCACCGGGGGTACAACAGGCTGCCAATATCACCAAGGCGGGCTTGGTTCAATAAGAGATGGCACCATTCAGGTTTGTCCCCGACCCCAACACCTTCTGACCCAGTCAGTCAGCTGCAAGCTCTTCTGAAGTTTCATTAACAGGAAGCATCAATGCTCAAAGACAAGGATCAAGGGTAACCACATTCTATCCATCCGGCAGAGAGGGAGTGAACTTGGACCTCTGGACTGAGAGCAGATGGGAACTGGGCAAAGGGGGGAGAACTGTTCCTACAAggagagagaaccatggggaACCATACAGCTGATGGCTCCTCAGGGAAAAGATTGCTGGGTAGAAGATGGAGGGCCTCAGGACCCTTGGAGACCAGAAGTTCTCCCTCTCTTGGTTGTGTGACATTGGTTGTCTCCTGTGGCCAAAAACCAAACTATGGATCCCAATGCCTCCCTGATGAGGAAATCATAATAGAAACAATTACCACAATCAACAGTAGTAACAAGTTTATATTTGGTTTTAAGGTTTGGCATGTGCTTTCCATACAGTAATTGGTTCATGAGAAGTCCTTGGAGGGAGCAGCGAGAGTTGAAGGTGGTTTGCAAAAAGGTAGGAGAAAAGGAGCTGAGCACAGACTGGAGGGACAGAAGTATCTGTCACATAGTTATCAGGACGTACAAGGGCAGCAGTAGAGACACAAACGGGGTGCAGGAAGAGATCCGACAGGAAGACCTTTGTTTGTTTATGGTTTTGATGATCCATTTGGAGAATGAACTGACTCTGGTATACAGTCCAGGTATTCCCAATTTTCCACAGCCAAAGCCCCAGCTCACTATCCCCACCTGTACCCAGGTATGCTGTCCGACTTCACAGACAAGGGGTCCCCCCGAATCCCCctagagaaagagacaggcatTTAGAGTAGAAACTAGACCTTGGAGAGTGGAATATGGATGAGTGAGAAGATTTTATTGATTTGGGAATCACAAAGGGTCACCTCCCAAAGGGTTGAACAGCCACAGAAGTGGTTCTATAAGAGACGGCACTTCTCACACCACATCTCAATTTGCTTAATTCTGATATAAAAAAGGATTATTTCCTGACTTTTGCCACAGCCCCTGAGACTGTTCCAATCCCACCATGGCTCCCTGTCTCATCTTTCCCCAATCTCTCTTCACCATCCTGTTCTCTGTCTGGCCACAGGTTTGTGCCTGCGAGAGGCTGATTTCTGGATCTGGGCAGGCCCTCCTCTCAGGACACACATCACAGGCCCTTAAAGGAGAATCTGATGAAATCCTGAATCTTTCTAGCACAATGATTCTTTTTGACAGATTTTTCCAGGAAGCAAAGAGTCATCAACCCAGGGAAGGTAGTCTGAGTTTATGTAGAGGCAAAAAGGGAAAGAGCCTTTCCATTCCATTATGGTCTATACATTTGTTCAGAAGATTTAGAATATCAGAGGTGAATGGGACCACAGTGACTATTGggttcaactccttcatttcaaagataaggaagctgaggaggACATCTCCTACCTGTTCAGTGGGCTTTGGAGAAACAGTTTGTCTCACAATAACCTAATTGCCCTTTGCTGAAATTATTGATTCTAGATTCTTAAACTCCTATCCCAATTCTTCACTCTATGATCTTGTTTTCTCTGACTAGCTCTGTCTGCTTTTTTCAGAATCTTATCTCTTTGGACCCCATTTGTGCTTGGTTGCCTCCTCTCCATGGATTTTGGCCTTGgactttttcatctctctccctttcttttccacaaTCTAGATCTAACTTCTGAATGGCCACGCAGCAGTGACATTTCTCTGTGGATGACTGACCCTTCATCTTCTACTgttaaccactttttttttttttgtcatggaccTCTCTGACAGACTGATGAAGCCTAATGGATCTCTtttccagaataatgtttttaaaatcagaaaacaaaatatattacattacaaaggaaacatttACAACAAAAtccatttatcaaaatattagcaaaaagtttCATGGATCTTACATTAAGAATCATTGAGTCAGTAAATTTTTCAAAAGGTTTGGTTTCTCAGGCAGTCCTGCCATTTGTTGCTTATAATATTCAGAACACATTGTTACAGGTGGGGAGGGTGAAGAAAGATGGGAGGAACTAACCTGGCAGGCATCTTTTCCTTTTGGATGAAAGGCACAGATCATCTTTTCGTTGATATAGGGTATCAATATTGACAAAAAcaagtattttttcaaaatttcattgcAATGGTGTCTTTCAAGAATGAATACATCAGCTTCCTGGAGCACATAAGGATAGGAATCATCTGTGGGCAGGGATGCTGGAGGTTAATAGGCTATAATACAGACACAGGATTATCATTTCTCTATACCTTCTGCTCTTTAAAGTATGTACCACCCTGGGGACCACTCACTCCCTGCTCTTGATTCAACCCATCTCCAAAAGTCGAGCTCATTACAAAGCAAAACCTCCACCTAACAATGGTTCAAATGCTAAGATCTCCCTCATCTGCAGAGATCATCTTATGAAGTCTGGAAGGAAAGCAGGATGAGAAGTAGGTAGGTATATGAAGAGGAGAAAGGGCCACAGAAGGGGTACTCTGTGGGCACAAGTGGGGGGGGATTCACTACTTAGAATGATTATAGTCTCTTGCATTGATTGCACTACTTTTCAAAAAGCCTTCTCTGACCTTTCCAGTCCACAGTAAGTTTCCCCTGAATTCCTATAATTCTGGCTGTTACTTCATCTGTATATACAACTTAGTACAAAGTAGTCTTGAGATTACAATCTCAAGTGATAAAGAACTTTGGAGATCACTAGCCCTATCTCCATCTAGAACAGAaattcttttctactttattctgATGATGGTCTTCATAGATGGTCAGTTCTGTTTGAACCCTTTCATTAACAGGGAATTTGCTTAAGGCAGCCTGTTGTATTAGAGAACGACTCACAATGTGAACAAATTTGTCCTAATTTTCCTtgatctaatttgatcctcataattatCCACTACGGATTCTTAAACTGGGGTCTGGGAATCTTAGACTTTTAATATATTATCCTTTCCAATCAGAGATAGGATGCATCTCCAATCTGAGCATAAAATTTTTGACCCTCCCTTCAtatcagagaagtctgaattcttttctttatcttttatggAGTTTTTACAGTATCTTCTTATTAAATTTGGACGaagtatttggtcatagactCTGTGTCATCTGTTTGCAGCCTCCACAAAActccaaaatttccatttaatttcttatattgacCCACAATATGTCTAAATCCTGATAAGAAAGCCTCAAGGTAGAAGGGATAATTTTATTCTGAaagctatatttcaatataatcattTTCCTATATATTACTGTATTTCTATCTAATGCATTTATAACAATCATTCTAAGGATTCCACAGATTTCACCAGACGGCCCAAAGGGCCCTCtaacatatataaatgtttagaATTTCTGCACTAGTGAGATATACAAGCACGTGTCTGCCTGTGGGCATCTAACTATTCAGAGATGCTCAGCTCTAGttattctccctctccttcctccttctcctgacttcaaggaagaCTCCTGTCATCAAGGAAAAGGAAGTTCGCCAGCCAGAGAGCTCCTGCTGCCTCTGAGCTGCAATCTTGTAGACTTAGCAGAAAAAGTCAATTCTTGGCTCTGTATTGGGAAGACCCACAAACACACTGTCCCTCTCACCCCTTTTGTCTTCAGTCCTGCCCCATCCTGTCACCCAGCAGCGGGTCCCATTCTTCACATAAAATTTGCTATCTGGGAGGCAGATAGGTTGAGTCGCTTGGCTGAGGTTCACAGAAGAGTTCAGGCGTACAAGGGCAAGATCATTCTTGGGGATAATGAGTTCTGAGTAAGAAGGATGGATGAGGATGTCCCTGACAGTCATGAAGGTACCACTCCCAAGGTTGAAATAGAACACATCTCCAAGCTTCACAGTATAATCAAAATTCctgtgagaaagagaaagcatcCTAACACGCATACCACCAGTAACATCCACAAACTTGGGCAGTTTCATATCAATATGGGCACAGCATCCAAACCCCTCTCCTGGGGATTTCGGGTCTCCTACAGTCTGACCACAGTGATTTTAACTCATCCATATGGACCCTCAGCTCCAGCTTTACTCATCTCTGTCAGATATGTGTTGAGCGAATATTTCAGAGATACCGTTTTCAAGAGTTAGGCCCAGCAAGCAGGCTCTGCTCTGAGTTTGGCCCAACAAGAATTCTTTGTGTCCTCCAATGATCTCACCCGCTGACAAAGTGAACTGCTTGGACGAGCACTAGGGGTTCACTGAGGGATTTCGCTCTCCCTATTTTCCATCCCGCCAGGTCTGGCAAGGTCCGGCAAGGGGCAAACTCACCACAAGATGCAGTGGGCAGCTGTCAGCACCCATTCCGTATTAATGAGGGATCCTCCACACAGATGCGAGTTGTATATTTGAAGGCTCACCTGCCAAGGCCACTTATTTAGGGGGGCAGCCTGTCCagaaatgactttcctaaatGGGTGGTGATGGCCACAAGGCAGGCCTAGGACGGAGGGGGAGAAAAGCAGGCGGGcatggaaaggagggagggacggACAGAGACAGATTGAGAGATTAAAGGGATGCACCGGTCTTCTGCCGTTCGGAGGCGGGAGACTGGCCGTTAGAGCTCACCCAACCCCCCAAAAGGAAGGCTTGCCCGAGCGCCAAGGCTGGGAAGCAGAGGGACGCGCTCTGGCCCTTGGACGTCTGCTTCCCAGTCCGGGGTCCTTGACCCGGCCACCTGTCATGGCAGTGTTTCTTTCTATGTGCTGTCTGGCAATGGGGGGTATGGGGCTTAGGCTTGGGACTCTGAACAGGACTACAGGGGGCCAGGGACCacatctctcctcttccttccctaagTGAATCCTTCCATTCCCGAGGTTCAGGCGTTTCCCAACAGTTTCTCCTCCCAAAGAACTGAGGGGACAGAAAGTGGTCTTTGTGTCCGGCAGATATTAAATGGGTAAcggggagaagagaaaacattGACTAACAGCAAGGAATAtcctgcccttttttttttttttaaggctgtaCGTCTGTGTGCCGCGTTTTCCCCTTCCTGGATGAAGCggtccctttcctctctccttagCCCCCTCCATGGAGCCGTTTGCCAACTGCCCCGAGGATATGACACCCCTCCCCCACTCCACTCCAGATTCACCCCCCCCCATCTCTCCCAAATTCAGCTCCGCTTTGCCCCATGATCAGCCTGTCCCCAACAATGTGCCTCACTTCCCCTAAACCCTCAGGGTCTCAAACGATATACTATTGATAAAGCTCGCACACAGTAGAGACTTAATAAATGCCGTTTTCCCCATCCCATAAACCCCAGAGGATTCCTCTGAATATGGATATCTGAATATCTCACCAGGTTGGCAGCATGGCacgagcagcagcagcagcaggagagaCAGCAGACGCCCCAAGGGAGCTGTAAGATGCAGTCTCCCAACCCTCAGCAGCAGCACTGACAACCCTGTCCCCCTAGCGGGGGGGAGACCGCGGAGAGGGTGGGGAGGGTTCCAGAAAGTCCCCGGAGCCATAATGCATTTGACTGTTCCCAATGTCTCTTCGCCAAGGCTCTTCTTAGGACTGGGGAACTCTAGAGCCTTCCTGCGCCCTCTTCCTCTGCAGAGCCCCCTAGTGCTGGGGGGCGGTAGGGACCTCGTAGTCCCTTCTCTGCAGAGCCCCTAGTTCTGGGGGGACCTGGTAGGCTCCTCTTTACAAAGCTACTAGTGCTGTGGGAACCTCCCTGGGGGGGGGCAGTAGGCACCTCGTAGTCTCCTCTCTGCCGAGCCTCGTGCTGGGGGACTTAACTTCTCAATgttctaggcaactttctaagactataattcATAGAGAAGACAACTCTCTGCTGCTCAGAGGAAATTTATTCACCTGGGGGAATTTCCTGTCTATATATCTTAAGGTAAACAAATAACACATTTGCTAATTGCAAAAATAGATGATATGGCTCATTTGGCCCCCTGAATCCATCACCTGGTCATCAGAAAGTGTGTAAGTCTGCTTCATCATCCATCCTCTGTAATTATGATtggttattgcattgatcagagtttttaagaCTTTACAGatactattgttattgttagtatataaattgttctcctggttcagttCACTTCACACAAGTTGTCCCAGGTGTCcctgaaatgatttttttgttgttgtttcttcttAACAGGGAGTGTTATTCTATTACACTCACATGTCATAAATTGTTTGACTATCTCCTGATTGATGAACATGTCctttatttacaattctttgatatttaaaaaagttgctataattatttttgtaaaaatggaacatttttcttgtttcttttatttccttgggGTTTAAGCCTAGTACTTAATAGTACTGCTAAATCAAAAGTTCATTCGAATGACTTTAGGGACATAggaattgctttccagaatcaattcacagtttcaccaacaaagCATCATTGTTTCTGTCTTCCTACAATCTagtcaacaatttttaaaatcatctttgccaatctgatggatgtgtGAATGGGAATttcagaggtgttttaatttgtacttcccTAATTATCAGTATTGCAGATATATCACTATATATTAGtgacagagcattttttcatgtagttGTTGAGAACTTGAATTTCTTTAAGAGCTACTTGTACATCTATCTTCTGATCATTTAACTACTATGGAATAGTTATCATTCTTCTATATTTGGATCAGTTGCTTATTATAGTATCATAAAAACTTATTgcaaattttttctctatttcttgtttatttttattaaatttgaattttatgtttatttttagttccacattcttttcttccctccatcctttcctgcatccattaagaaggcaagaaatatgatacccattatacagTCATGGAAGACATATTTCTGTGTTAGCCccatatgaaaagaaaagaaaaaaatatgcttcaatatgtacCGTGAGCCCATCTGGAGGTGGATAGAATTTtatatcatgagtcttttagagaTATggtagatcattgtattgttcaaaattactaagtctttcacagttgattttctttatgatactgctattattgtgtaaattttctcttgctcactttactttggtattactgtttttgtttattcgtttcagtcttgtccaaatctctgtgacttcatttggggttttcttggcaaagactttAGAGTGTGTTACCATTCTCTTCTCCCAGTCaatatacagatgagaaaactgaaacagtgttaagtgacttacccagcatTACATAGctggtgagtgtctgaggccagatgtgaactcagaaagCTGGAGTTTTCCTCATTCGTAATCTTGTGCTTTGGCTGCTGCTCCATCCAGCCACCAGTACTTcatttttgcatcagttcatataagtcccctcaagtctttctgaaacaatcctctattatttcttataatctAATAGTATTTCATAtcccattcatataccacaatttagctattccccaattgatgaacatccccttaatttccaattctttggtactataaaaagaattgctactaattatt of the Sarcophilus harrisii chromosome 1, mSarHar1.11, whole genome shotgun sequence genome contains:
- the PRSS42P gene encoding serine protease 42 isoform X1, which produces MAPGTFWNPPHPLRGLPPARGTGLSVLLLRVGRLHLTAPLGRLLSLLLLLLLVPCCQPGLPCGHHHPFRKVISGQAAPLNKWPWQVSLQIYNSHLCGGSLINTEWVLTAAHCILWNFDYTVKLGDVFYFNLGSGTFMTVRDILIHPSYSELIIPKNDLALVRLNSSVNLSQATQPICLPDSKFYVKNGTRCWVTGWGRTEDKRDDSYPYVLQEADVFILERHHCNEILKKYLFLSILIPYINEKMICAFHPKGKDACQGDSGGPLVCEVGQHTWVQVGIVSWGFGCGKLGIPGLYTRVSSFSKWIIKTINKQRSSCRISSCTPFVSLLLPLYVLITM
- the PRSS42P gene encoding serine protease 42 isoform X2, with protein sequence MTVRDILIHPSYSELIIPKNDLALVRLNSSVNLSQATQPICLPDSKFYVKNGTRCWVTGWGRTEDKRDDSYPYVLQEADVFILERHHCNEILKKYLFLSILIPYINEKMICAFHPKGKDACQGDSGGPLVCEVGQHTWVQVGIVSWGFGCGKLGIPGLYTRVSSFSKWIIKTINKQRSSCRISSCTPFVSLLLPLYVLITM